One genomic segment of Ancylobacter sp. IITR112 includes these proteins:
- a CDS encoding GNAT family N-acetyltransferase, with protein sequence MQLSIRPLNTAEIGLAIEWAAGEGWNPGLADAACFATVDPAGFRVAEVEGRPAAVISVVNYDARFAFLGFYIVRPELRGQGIGFRLWQAGLAHAGERTIGLDGVVAQQANYSRQGFVLSHRNIRFAGTPGPGEVGETVDLAQVPFEAVAASDALVFPAPRAGFLKAWTTAPAHAGRAVLRDGRLAGWGVVRPARAGWKIGPLVAEDAEVAETLFRALRAAAGDEPVVLDVPEPNEAALALARRHGLAPVFETARMYRGSLRPATLAPLYGVTSFELG encoded by the coding sequence ATGCAGTTAAGCATCCGCCCGCTTAACACGGCGGAAATCGGGCTGGCGATCGAGTGGGCGGCGGGAGAAGGGTGGAATCCCGGCCTGGCCGACGCGGCGTGCTTCGCCACCGTTGATCCCGCGGGTTTTCGGGTGGCGGAGGTCGAGGGCCGACCGGCCGCCGTCATCTCGGTGGTGAATTACGACGCGCGCTTCGCCTTTCTCGGCTTCTACATCGTGCGGCCGGAGCTGCGCGGGCAGGGAATCGGCTTCCGGCTCTGGCAGGCCGGCCTCGCTCATGCCGGCGAGCGCACCATCGGCCTCGACGGGGTGGTGGCGCAGCAGGCCAATTATAGCAGGCAGGGCTTCGTCCTCTCCCACCGCAATATCCGCTTCGCCGGCACGCCGGGGCCGGGTGAGGTGGGGGAGACGGTGGACCTCGCGCAGGTGCCGTTCGAGGCGGTCGCGGCCAGCGATGCCCTTGTGTTTCCCGCCCCCCGTGCCGGCTTTCTCAAGGCGTGGACCACGGCGCCGGCCCATGCCGGCCGGGCGGTGCTGCGGGACGGGCGGCTTGCCGGCTGGGGCGTGGTGCGCCCGGCGCGGGCGGGCTGGAAGATCGGGCCGCTGGTGGCGGAAGATGCCGAGGTGGCGGAGACGCTGTTCCGCGCGCTGCGGGCGGCGGCGGGGGATGAGCCGGTGGTGCTCGACGTGCCCGAGCCGAATGAGGCGGCGCTGGCGCTCGCCCGCCGGCACGGGCTCGCCCCGGTTTTCGAGACCGCGCGGATGTACCGGGGCTCACTCCGCCCGGCGACGCTCGCCCCGCTCTATGGCGTCACCAGCTTCGAACTGGGATGA
- a CDS encoding two pore domain potassium channel family protein, with protein MIIEEIGIGITVMMLVMLIHLMATYILLDFADAYDNRFKQHPRLRLLLALTVANVVLLIAHLIEVGFWATVYAAQGIVEDHNDAFYSAFVNYTALGFGESTQDAGTRLIDPMTAGSGIMMFGWSTALLFLVIQQHLPEVRRPPRRRAPRREEPGREAAREAAHEGSLLAEAHEATGAESSPRVTS; from the coding sequence ATGATCATTGAGGAAATCGGCATCGGGATCACGGTGATGATGCTGGTGATGCTGATTCATCTGATGGCGACCTACATCCTGCTCGATTTTGCGGACGCCTATGACAACAGGTTCAAGCAGCATCCGCGGCTGCGGCTGCTGCTCGCGCTCACCGTCGCCAATGTCGTGCTGCTCATCGCCCATCTCATTGAGGTCGGCTTCTGGGCCACGGTCTATGCCGCGCAGGGCATCGTCGAAGACCACAACGACGCCTTTTATTCCGCCTTCGTCAACTACACCGCGCTCGGCTTCGGTGAGTCGACGCAGGACGCCGGCACCCGGCTGATCGACCCGATGACCGCCGGCAGCGGCATCATGATGTTCGGCTGGAGCACGGCGTTGCTGTTCCTCGTCATCCAGCAGCACCTGCCGGAGGTCCGCCGCCCGCCGCGTCGGCGCGCCCCGCGCCGCGAAGAGCCCGGCCGCGAGGCCGCGCGCGAAGCCGCTCACGAGGGGTCGCTTTTGGCCGAGGCGCATGAGGCCACCGGTGCCGAATCCTCGCCCAGGGTCACGTCGTAG
- a CDS encoding MliC family protein, protein MTCRPLLFALPALALLSGVARADQIVIPLPQGEKAETIRVTYACGAFGAVAAVYVNAPPVALVSLSFKDEFVVAANVIAASGARYAGGKYIWWSKGDSADLYDVTLGEDSAPVASCASAKSDPS, encoded by the coding sequence ATGACCTGCCGTCCGTTGCTGTTCGCCCTGCCCGCGCTCGCCCTCCTGTCGGGGGTCGCGCGGGCGGACCAGATCGTCATTCCCCTGCCGCAGGGGGAGAAGGCCGAGACGATCCGCGTCACCTATGCGTGCGGCGCCTTCGGCGCGGTCGCGGCGGTGTATGTCAATGCCCCGCCGGTGGCGCTGGTCAGCCTGTCGTTCAAGGACGAGTTCGTGGTGGCGGCCAATGTCATCGCCGCGTCCGGCGCGCGCTATGCCGGCGGCAAATATATCTGGTGGAGCAAGGGCGACAGCGCCGACCTCTACGACGTGACCCTGGGCGAGGATTCGGCACCGGTGGCCTCATGCGCCTCGGCCAAAAGCGACCCCTCGTGA
- the eda gene encoding bifunctional 4-hydroxy-2-oxoglutarate aldolase/2-dehydro-3-deoxy-phosphogluconate aldolase, with protein MSLPDPSFLLARAPVVPVVTVPSVAAGVKLARALTEGGLPLIEVTLRTPAALEAIAAIAAEVPDAIVGAGTVTRPDLIQKSIDAGARFLVSPGCPPALAEALAEAPVPVMPGCATATEAMTLHALGFPVLKLFPAEAVGGVNLIKSLAGPLPDLRFCPTGGISPSNVGAYLAQPNILAVGGSWVAPNEAVTMGDWEQIVALAKAAARLHRAAFPM; from the coding sequence ATGTCGCTTCCCGACCCCAGCTTCCTGCTCGCCCGCGCCCCCGTCGTTCCCGTCGTCACCGTGCCGAGCGTCGCGGCGGGGGTGAAGCTCGCCCGGGCACTTACCGAGGGCGGGCTGCCGCTGATCGAGGTGACGCTGCGCACGCCCGCCGCGCTGGAGGCCATCGCCGCCATCGCCGCCGAGGTGCCCGACGCCATCGTCGGCGCCGGCACGGTGACGCGGCCGGACCTGATCCAGAAATCCATCGACGCCGGCGCGCGCTTCCTCGTCAGCCCCGGCTGTCCGCCGGCGCTGGCGGAAGCGCTGGCGGAAGCGCCGGTGCCGGTCATGCCCGGCTGCGCCACCGCCACCGAGGCGATGACGCTGCACGCCCTCGGCTTCCCCGTGCTCAAGCTGTTCCCGGCGGAAGCGGTGGGCGGGGTCAATCTCATCAAGTCGCTCGCCGGCCCGCTCCCCGATCTGCGCTTCTGCCCGACCGGCGGCATCAGCCCGTCCAATGTCGGCGCCTATCTCGCCCAGCCCAACATCCTCGCCGTCGGCGGTTCCTGGGTGGCGCCGAACGAGGCGGTGACGATGGGCGACTGGGAACAGATCGTCGCCCTCGCCAAGGCCGCCGCCCGCCTGCACCGCGCCGCCTTCCCGATGTGA
- a CDS encoding type II toxin-antitoxin system HicA family toxin, producing the protein MSDFWPALRRILMDNGWEHLREAKGDHVVWWHPSTGRTLVIDKGTKSRHTMNAILKDAGLPKAF; encoded by the coding sequence ATGAGCGATTTCTGGCCCGCGCTCCGTCGTATCCTGATGGATAATGGCTGGGAGCATCTGCGCGAGGCCAAAGGTGACCACGTCGTCTGGTGGCACCCATCGACGGGTCGTACCCTTGTGATCGACAAGGGCACCAAGTCCCGCCACACCATGAACGCGATCCTCAAGGATGCGGGCCTGCCCAAGGCTTTCTGA
- a CDS encoding DUF1902 domain-containing protein, with protein sequence MLGDHAPDIRERAQTMRVVVARAIWDDEAKVWSSVVEDLHIFTEAPSIEVLRERLKLIVPDMLEERGEAAGDVSIEIIAHVSDHVKLAAA encoded by the coding sequence ATGTTGGGCGATCATGCGCCCGACATCCGGGAAAGGGCTCAAACGATGCGGGTCGTAGTCGCGAGGGCAATTTGGGACGACGAGGCGAAAGTCTGGAGCAGCGTCGTTGAGGATTTGCATATCTTCACCGAAGCGCCCTCGATCGAGGTGCTGCGCGAACGTCTTAAGCTGATCGTTCCCGATATGCTGGAAGAACGTGGCGAGGCGGCGGGCGATGTCTCGATCGAGATCATCGCCCATGTATCCGATCACGTGAAGCTCGCCGCCGCATGA
- the serA gene encoding phosphoglycerate dehydrogenase produces MAPRVLISDALSPAAVQIFKDRGIEVDFQPALGKDKDKLAEIIGNYDGLAIRSATKVTPKILANATRLKVVGRAGIGVDNVDIPAATAKGVIVMNTPFGNSITTAEHAIAMMFALAREIPAADASTQAGKWEKNRFMGVELTAKTLGIIGCGNIGSIVADRAIGLKMKVIAFDPFLSPERAKDIGVEKVELDDLLARADVITLHTPLTDKTRNVLSAEAIAKTKKGVRIVNCARGGLVDEAALAEALKSGQVAGAAFDVFITEPATENPLFGLPNVICTPHLGASTTEAQENVALQVAEQMSDYLLRGAISNAVNFPSITAEEAPKLKPFIELAEKLGSFAGQLTDTDIQTVRITYDGAVASLKIKALTSAAVAGLLRPALADINVVSAPSIAKERGIVVEETTREIAGDYESLITLTVITDKMERSISGTVFADGRPRIVDIKGIKVDAEFAPSMLYVTNEDKPGFVGRFAGLLGDAGINIATFALGRDRQGGDAIALVEVDGSVPAELLAQVQQLPSVKQAKPLAF; encoded by the coding sequence ATGGCTCCCCGCGTTCTCATTTCCGACGCGCTTTCCCCCGCCGCCGTGCAGATCTTCAAAGACCGCGGCATCGAGGTCGATTTCCAGCCGGCGCTGGGCAAGGACAAGGACAAGCTGGCCGAGATCATCGGCAATTATGATGGCCTCGCCATCCGCTCCGCCACCAAGGTGACGCCGAAGATCCTCGCCAATGCCACCCGGCTGAAGGTGGTGGGGCGCGCCGGCATCGGCGTCGACAATGTCGACATCCCGGCCGCCACCGCCAAGGGCGTGATCGTGATGAACACGCCGTTCGGCAACTCCATCACCACCGCCGAGCACGCCATCGCCATGATGTTCGCGCTGGCGCGCGAAATCCCCGCCGCCGATGCCTCCACCCAGGCCGGCAAGTGGGAGAAGAACCGCTTCATGGGCGTGGAGCTGACCGCCAAGACGCTCGGCATCATCGGCTGCGGCAATATCGGCTCCATCGTCGCCGACCGCGCCATCGGGCTGAAGATGAAGGTCATCGCCTTCGACCCCTTCCTCTCGCCGGAGCGCGCCAAGGATATCGGCGTCGAGAAGGTGGAGCTGGACGATCTGCTCGCCCGCGCCGATGTCATCACCCTGCACACGCCGCTGACCGACAAGACCCGCAACGTGCTCTCCGCCGAGGCCATCGCCAAGACGAAGAAGGGCGTGCGCATCGTCAACTGCGCGCGCGGCGGGCTGGTCGACGAGGCGGCGCTGGCGGAAGCGCTGAAGAGCGGCCAGGTCGCGGGCGCGGCCTTCGACGTGTTCATCACCGAGCCGGCGACCGAGAACCCGCTGTTCGGCCTGCCCAACGTGATCTGCACCCCGCATCTCGGCGCCTCCACCACCGAGGCGCAGGAGAATGTCGCGCTGCAGGTGGCCGAGCAGATGAGCGACTATCTGCTGCGCGGCGCCATTTCCAACGCGGTGAACTTCCCCTCGATCACGGCGGAAGAGGCGCCCAAGCTGAAGCCGTTCATCGAACTGGCGGAAAAGCTGGGCTCCTTCGCCGGCCAGCTCACCGACACCGACATCCAGACCGTGCGCATCACCTATGACGGCGCGGTGGCCAGCCTGAAGATCAAGGCGCTGACCTCGGCGGCGGTGGCCGGCCTGCTGCGCCCGGCGCTGGCGGACATCAATGTCGTTTCCGCCCCGAGCATCGCCAAGGAGCGGGGCATCGTGGTGGAAGAGACCACCCGCGAGATCGCCGGCGATTATGAGAGCCTGATCACGCTCACCGTCATCACCGACAAGATGGAGCGCTCCATCTCCGGCACGGTGTTCGCCGATGGGCGCCCGCGCATTGTCGACATCAAGGGCATCAAGGTGGACGCCGAGTTCGCCCCCTCCATGCTCTACGTCACCAATGAGGACAAGCCGGGCTTTGTCGGCCGCTTCGCCGGCCTCTTGGGCGATGCCGGCATCAACATCGCCACCTTCGCGCTCGGCCGCGACCGGCAGGGCGGCGACGCCATCGCGCTGGTGGAAGTGGACGGCTCGGTGCCGGCCGAGCTGCTGGCCCAGGTGCAGCAGCTTCCCTCGGTGAAGCAGGCCAAGCCGCTGGCGTTCTGA
- a CDS encoding phosphoserine transaminase, giving the protein MTNTAQPAVKPANPNFSSGPCAKRPGWTLEALSDAPLGRSHRAKVGKAKLKLAIDLTREVLEIPADYRIGIVPASDTGAVEMALWSLLGARPVDLLAWESFGEGWVTDVVKQLKLKDARVLKAPYGELPDLAQVNFDHDVVFTWNGTTSGVRVPNGDFIPTDRQGLTICDATSAAFAQDLDWQKLDVVTYSWQKVLGGEAAHGMLILSPRAVERLESYVPAWPLPKIFRLTKGGKLIEGTFEGETINTPSMLCVEDYIDALNWAKAVGGLKGLRARSDANFKVLADYVAKTPWIDFLAKVPETRSNTSVCLVVADPEVKALAPDAQAAFAKALAASLEKAGVAYDIGAYRDAPAGLRIWAGATVEASDLDALLPWLDWAFATAKAGLKQAA; this is encoded by the coding sequence ATGACGAATACCGCGCAGCCGGCTGTGAAGCCGGCCAATCCCAATTTTTCTTCCGGCCCCTGTGCCAAGCGTCCCGGCTGGACGCTTGAGGCTTTGAGCGACGCTCCGCTCGGCCGCTCGCACCGGGCCAAGGTCGGCAAGGCGAAGCTGAAGCTCGCCATCGACCTCACCCGCGAAGTCCTGGAAATTCCCGCCGATTACCGCATCGGCATCGTCCCCGCTTCCGACACCGGCGCGGTCGAGATGGCGCTGTGGTCGCTGCTCGGCGCCCGCCCGGTCGACCTTCTGGCCTGGGAAAGCTTCGGCGAAGGCTGGGTGACGGATGTCGTCAAGCAGCTCAAGCTCAAGGACGCCCGCGTCCTGAAAGCGCCCTATGGCGAACTGCCCGATCTCGCGCAGGTGAATTTCGACCATGACGTGGTCTTCACCTGGAACGGCACCACCTCCGGCGTGCGGGTGCCGAATGGCGATTTCATCCCCACCGACCGGCAGGGGCTGACCATTTGCGACGCCACTTCCGCCGCCTTCGCGCAGGATCTCGACTGGCAGAAGCTCGATGTCGTGACCTATAGCTGGCAGAAGGTGCTGGGCGGGGAAGCCGCGCACGGCATGCTCATCCTCTCGCCGCGCGCGGTCGAGCGGCTGGAAAGCTATGTGCCGGCCTGGCCGCTGCCGAAGATCTTCCGCCTCACCAAGGGCGGCAAGCTGATCGAAGGCACCTTCGAGGGCGAGACCATCAACACCCCGTCCATGCTCTGCGTCGAGGACTATATCGACGCGCTGAACTGGGCGAAGGCGGTGGGCGGGCTCAAGGGCCTGCGGGCGCGCTCGGATGCCAATTTCAAGGTGCTGGCCGACTATGTGGCCAAGACGCCCTGGATCGACTTCCTCGCCAAAGTGCCGGAAACCCGCTCCAACACCAGCGTGTGCCTCGTCGTCGCCGACCCCGAGGTGAAGGCGCTGGCGCCGGACGCGCAGGCGGCTTTCGCCAAGGCGCTGGCGGCGTCGCTGGAAAAGGCCGGCGTCGCCTATGACATCGGCGCCTATCGCGACGCGCCGGCGGGCCTGCGCATCTGGGCGGGTGCCACGGTCGAGGCGTCCGATCTCGACGCGCTGCTGCCGTGGCTCGACTGGGCTTTCGCCACCGCCAAGGCCGGCCTCAAGCAGGCGGCCTGA
- a CDS encoding class I SAM-dependent methyltransferase: MKLLKAAAWRARQALWAAESIFDKKYLHRDVKRPEHVDHGKWLDYLSSISNKEGLNILEVGSREVTGKSRARTAFSKANYTGFDYYEGSNVDVVGDAHRLSSYFVDKKFDLIFSSACFEHFAMPWLVATEISKLLNVGGYVFVETHFSYGTHERPWNFFQFSDMGLKVLFSEALGFQYLDGGMSNPIVGRFSVYSNPYLRLQPVVGLYCHSQFLGQKVKDVPNFDWAQVDMDLLTQRTVYPPPKA; encoded by the coding sequence ATGAAGCTTCTGAAGGCGGCGGCGTGGCGCGCCCGCCAGGCGCTATGGGCGGCGGAATCTATTTTCGATAAAAAATATCTTCATAGAGATGTTAAAAGGCCAGAACACGTCGACCACGGCAAATGGTTGGATTATTTATCCTCCATCTCAAACAAGGAAGGACTAAATATCTTAGAAGTTGGAAGCCGTGAAGTGACCGGAAAATCACGAGCTAGGACGGCCTTTTCAAAAGCAAATTATACAGGATTTGATTATTATGAAGGATCAAATGTGGACGTTGTGGGTGACGCCCATAGGCTTTCATCATATTTCGTAGACAAAAAATTTGATTTGATATTTTCATCGGCATGCTTCGAACATTTTGCAATGCCGTGGCTAGTCGCGACTGAAATATCCAAGTTACTTAATGTCGGAGGTTATGTTTTTGTTGAGACTCATTTTTCATACGGAACACACGAACGGCCCTGGAATTTTTTCCAATTTTCCGATATGGGCCTTAAAGTTCTATTCTCGGAAGCGTTGGGATTTCAATACCTCGATGGGGGCATGAGCAACCCAATTGTCGGTAGATTTTCCGTATATTCAAACCCATACCTCAGACTTCAACCAGTTGTGGGTTTGTACTGTCATTCCCAGTTCCTAGGCCAAAAAGTAAAAGACGTACCGAATTTCGACTGGGCACAGGTTGATATGGACCTTCTGACTCAGCGGACCGTGTATCCGCCGCCGAAAGCGTAA
- a CDS encoding invasion associated locus B family protein, which yields MIGRTAIALSVMFLATTSAMAAKPTAMGEYKDWSAWRFNANGKPQCYTISTPIAKKPERLTHGDVTFFVTALPNTAQRTEVSFQTGYSFAAGSQVVASIGDDKFVMMTEGSSAWLRRAEREPAFLEALRGGSQMSISATSARGNDTSYVFSLSGVTAATDRILSGCR from the coding sequence ATGATCGGACGGACCGCCATCGCACTGAGTGTGATGTTCCTTGCCACGACGAGCGCCATGGCTGCCAAACCGACAGCAATGGGCGAGTACAAGGACTGGAGCGCCTGGCGCTTCAACGCCAACGGCAAACCGCAATGCTATACCATCAGCACGCCCATCGCGAAGAAGCCCGAGCGCCTGACCCATGGCGATGTGACGTTCTTTGTCACCGCCCTGCCCAACACCGCCCAGCGCACCGAGGTGAGTTTCCAGACCGGCTACAGCTTCGCCGCCGGCTCGCAGGTGGTGGCCAGCATTGGCGACGACAAATTCGTGATGATGACCGAGGGCAGCAGCGCCTGGCTGCGCCGGGCCGAGCGCGAGCCGGCCTTTCTGGAAGCGCTGCGCGGCGGCAGCCAGATGAGCATCAGCGCCACCTCGGCGCGCGGCAATGACACGAGCTACGTGTTCTCGCTCAGCGGCGTCACCGCCGCGACCGACCGCATCCTGTCGGGCTGCCGCTGA
- a CDS encoding outer membrane protein, with product MGFDRRVKGEAGWESLRARLACAGLVLLAASGAARAADTLDEFDADDLLARAPEIEETRSFYLRGDIGFAFNESADLGAAGHAPLGDAGTFGLGAGLRLNDMLRLDLTADYRSAADARFRGWSGDASAVTLLANAYLDLGTWQGVTPYIGAGLGAAHVSLSGIGAGEGWGFAWAAMAGGTVSLAPNWQVDLGYRYVRIENAELGGGFSGFSQAAHEVRLGLRYLFD from the coding sequence ATGGGTTTCGATCGTCGGGTGAAGGGTGAAGCGGGGTGGGAGTCGCTGCGGGCGCGGCTGGCGTGCGCGGGCCTTGTGCTGCTCGCCGCGAGCGGCGCGGCCAGAGCGGCCGACACGCTTGACGAGTTCGACGCCGACGACCTGCTGGCGCGCGCGCCCGAGATCGAGGAGACCCGCAGCTTCTATCTGCGCGGCGATATCGGCTTCGCGTTCAACGAATCGGCCGATCTCGGCGCCGCCGGTCATGCGCCGCTGGGTGATGCCGGCACGTTCGGCCTCGGCGCCGGGCTGCGGCTGAACGACATGCTGCGGCTCGACCTGACGGCGGATTACCGCAGCGCCGCCGACGCCCGCTTTCGCGGCTGGAGCGGGGACGCGAGCGCCGTGACGCTGCTCGCCAATGCCTATCTCGACCTCGGCACCTGGCAGGGGGTGACGCCCTATATCGGCGCCGGCCTCGGCGCGGCGCATGTCTCCCTGTCCGGGATCGGGGCGGGTGAGGGCTGGGGCTTCGCCTGGGCGGCGATGGCGGGCGGCACGGTGTCGCTGGCGCCGAACTGGCAGGTCGATCTCGGCTACCGCTATGTCCGCATCGAGAATGCCGAGCTCGGCGGCGGATTTTCCGGCTTCAGCCAGGCGGCGCATGAAGTGCGGCTCGGCCTGCGCTACCTCTTCGACTGA
- a CDS encoding tellurite resistance TerB family protein, which produces MFNSGSFDAKRLLDQFLTPQAGTQGQVPAQTNPLGGLLGGLAGSLGGGGVTGSANAQPPGAGTASSGAGDLMGRAKDYLGNNGGSLASGAAAGALVSLVLGSKSGRKMAGNAVKLGGLALVGTLAYKAYQNYQQGQKPQQTAAEPVPNQLPPAQSPFHPAQAERSHFDVTLLRTMIAASLADGHVDEAERAAISAKLSGAPLDEAERFLTAELGAPATPEALAGEATSPEQAAEVYMTALLAIDADTTSERVFLARLATALKLDPALVPHLEASARAARVG; this is translated from the coding sequence ATGTTCAACAGCGGCAGTTTCGACGCCAAGCGGCTCCTCGACCAGTTCCTCACGCCGCAGGCGGGCACGCAGGGGCAGGTGCCCGCGCAGACGAACCCGCTGGGCGGGCTGCTCGGCGGCCTCGCGGGCAGCTTAGGGGGTGGCGGCGTCACCGGCAGCGCCAATGCGCAGCCGCCCGGCGCGGGCACGGCCTCGTCCGGCGCCGGTGATCTCATGGGCCGGGCAAAGGATTATCTCGGCAATAATGGCGGCTCGCTCGCCTCCGGCGCGGCGGCCGGCGCGCTGGTCTCGCTGGTGCTCGGCAGCAAGAGCGGCCGCAAGATGGCCGGCAATGCAGTGAAGCTCGGCGGCCTCGCCCTTGTCGGCACGCTGGCTTACAAGGCGTACCAGAACTACCAGCAGGGCCAGAAGCCGCAGCAGACCGCGGCCGAGCCGGTGCCGAACCAGCTGCCGCCCGCGCAGTCGCCGTTTCACCCCGCGCAGGCCGAGCGCAGCCATTTCGACGTGACCCTGCTGCGCACCATGATCGCCGCCTCGCTCGCCGACGGCCATGTCGATGAGGCCGAGCGTGCGGCGATTTCCGCCAAGCTGAGCGGCGCTCCGCTGGACGAGGCCGAGCGCTTCCTCACGGCGGAGCTCGGCGCCCCGGCGACGCCCGAGGCGCTGGCGGGCGAGGCCACCTCGCCCGAGCAGGCGGCGGAGGTCTATATGACCGCGCTGCTCGCCATCGACGCCGACACCACTTCCGAGCGCGTGTTCCTCGCCCGGCTGGCGACGGCGCTGAAGCTGGACCCGGCGCTGGTACCGCATCTGGAAGCCAGCGCCCGCGCCGCGCGGGTGGGGTGA
- a CDS encoding sarcosine oxidase subunit beta family protein has product MQKFSGFELFRRALGGHKSWQPQWRNPEPKPEYDVVIVGAGGHGLAAAYYLAKEHGITNVAVIERGWLGGGNTGRNTTIVRSNYLFDESAALYEHAVKLWEGLSQDINYNVMYSARGVLMLAHNHHDEISFKRHVHANRLNGVDNEWLTAEQVKEFCPPLNIKSMRYPIIGGALQRRGGTARHDAVAWGFARAADSRGVDIIQNCEVTGIRRGPSGAVEGVETSRGFIGAKKIGVSAAGHTSVVMAMAGLRMPLESFPLQALVSEPVKPAFPTVVMSNTIHAYISQSDKGEMVIGAGTDAYTSYSQRGALHITAHTLDAICELVPQFRRLRMLRNWGGIVDVTPDRSPIIAKTPVPGLYVNCGWGTGGFKATPGSGHVFAHTIARDAPHAINAPFTLERFRDGFLIDEAAAAAVAH; this is encoded by the coding sequence GTGCAGAAATTCTCCGGCTTCGAGCTATTCCGCCGCGCGCTGGGCGGCCACAAGAGCTGGCAGCCGCAATGGCGCAATCCCGAGCCGAAGCCCGAATACGATGTCGTCATCGTCGGCGCCGGCGGGCATGGGCTGGCGGCGGCCTATTACCTCGCCAAGGAACACGGCATCACCAATGTCGCGGTGATCGAGCGCGGCTGGCTCGGCGGCGGCAATACCGGCCGCAACACCACCATCGTGCGCTCGAACTATCTGTTCGACGAGAGCGCCGCGCTCTACGAACATGCGGTGAAGCTGTGGGAAGGCCTGTCGCAGGACATCAACTACAACGTGATGTATTCGGCGCGCGGCGTGTTGATGCTGGCGCACAACCATCATGACGAGATCAGCTTCAAGCGCCATGTCCACGCCAACCGTCTGAACGGCGTCGACAATGAGTGGCTGACCGCCGAGCAGGTGAAGGAATTCTGCCCGCCGCTCAATATCAAGAGCATGCGCTACCCCATCATTGGCGGCGCGCTGCAGCGGCGCGGCGGCACGGCGCGGCACGACGCGGTGGCCTGGGGTTTCGCCCGCGCGGCGGATTCGCGCGGCGTCGACATCATCCAGAACTGCGAAGTCACCGGCATCCGCCGCGGCCCCTCCGGCGCGGTGGAAGGGGTGGAAACCTCGCGCGGCTTCATCGGCGCGAAGAAGATCGGTGTCTCCGCCGCCGGCCACACCAGCGTCGTCATGGCGATGGCCGGGCTGCGCATGCCGCTGGAAAGCTTCCCGCTGCAGGCGCTGGTGTCGGAACCGGTCAAGCCCGCCTTCCCCACCGTTGTCATGAGCAACACCATCCACGCCTATATCTCGCAGTCCGACAAGGGCGAGATGGTGATCGGCGCCGGCACGGATGCCTACACCTCCTATTCCCAGCGCGGCGCGCTGCACATCACCGCCCACACGCTCGACGCCATCTGCGAGCTGGTCCCGCAGTTCCGCCGCCTGCGCATGCTGCGCAACTGGGGCGGCATTGTCGACGTTACGCCCGACCGTTCGCCGATCATCGCCAAGACTCCGGTGCCGGGGCTCTATGTGAATTGCGGCTGGGGCACCGGCGGCTTCAAGGCGACGCCGGGTTCCGGCCATGTCTTCGCCCACACCATCGCCAGGGACGCGCCGCACGCGATCAACGCGCCGTTCACGCTGGAGCGCTTCCGCGACGGCTTCCTGATCGACGAAGCGGCCGCCGCCGCCGTCGCGCACTGA
- a CDS encoding sarcosine oxidase subunit delta: MLIITCPWCGARPEVEFRYGGEAHIARPADPSALTDAEWADFLYNRTNPKGLHAERWRHIHGCGRYFNALRDTVSDFFVTTYKAGEPRPDVDASSGGSK; encoded by the coding sequence ATGCTCATCATCACCTGCCCCTGGTGCGGCGCCCGGCCGGAAGTCGAATTCCGCTATGGCGGCGAGGCGCACATCGCCCGCCCGGCCGACCCTTCCGCCCTCACCGACGCGGAATGGGCCGATTTCCTCTACAACCGCACCAATCCCAAGGGCCTGCACGCCGAGCGCTGGCGGCACATCCATGGCTGCGGCCGCTATTTCAACGCGCTGCGCGACACGGTGAGCGACTTCTTCGTCACCACCTACAAGGCCGGCGAGCCGCGCCCGGATGTCGACGCCTCCAGCGGCGGGAGCAAGTGA